A window of Nicotiana tabacum cultivar K326 chromosome 24, ASM71507v2, whole genome shotgun sequence contains these coding sequences:
- the LOC107778789 gene encoding uncharacterized protein LOC107778789 produces the protein MGSLQPKSVTIHVTGFKKFHGVAQNPTETTVNSLKDYVEKRGLPAGLTLGSCTVLETAGEGGLPTLLKVIESESSSENSSNNGQVIWLHLGVNSGSTKFAIERLAVNEATFRCADELGWQPQRLPIVPEDGGINQARKTCCSAEAILEFLKKKGFEVTMSDDAGRFVCNYVYYHSLRFAEQKGHKSIFVHVPTFNRVNQETQMEFLVALLEAIASTC, from the exons ATGGGATCTTTACAGCCAAAATCTGTGACCATCCATGTGACGGGGTTCAAGAAATTTCACGGTGTTGCTCAGAATCCTACGGAGACGACAGTTAATAGCTTGAAAGATTATGTTGAAAAGAGAGGATTACCTGCTGGTTTGACCTTGGGTAGCTGTACTGTTCTTGAAACTGCTGGAGAGGGTGGACTTCCGACATTGTTGAAGGTCATAGAGTCAGAGTCCTCTTCAGAGAACAGTTCAAATAATGGACAAGTCATATGG CTTCACCTTGGAGTAAACAGTGGATCAACGAAGTTTGCAATTGAGAGGCTGGCAGTGAATGAAGCCACATTTCGTTGTGCAGATGAGCTTGGTTGGCAACCTCAG CGATTGCCTATTGTTCCGGAAGATGGAGGAATAAATCAAGCAAGAAAG ACATGTTGCTCTGCCGAGGCAATTCTGGAATTCTTAAAGAAGAAAGGCTTTGAAGTAACAATGTCTGACGATGCAGGCCGTTTCGTGTGCAATTATGTATATTACCATTCTCTCCGGTTTGCAGAGCAAAAAGGTCACAAGTCTATCTTTGTCCATGTTCCTACCTTTAACAGAGTGAATCAGGAAACACAAATGGAATTTCTAGTTGCTCTGCTGGAGGCTATTGCATCAACTTGTTGA